A DNA window from Maribellus comscasis contains the following coding sequences:
- a CDS encoding helix-turn-helix domain-containing protein produces MGEIIIIVGFVQSLFGTILFISKRPKHLSFLLLAIWLFVNAIFLGSELLPFEVVDYFKPGIFPFLFLLGPLLYFYVSSLAIHNFQLKKQHLIHILPLLLVGIHRSVTHPISFSNPYGFEEYSLSGNNKIYYLLLLLSLFLYWFFAIRIILSHRKKIPYYFSNYTPKNTFSWLIFVVIIFVLLFLADFILSLVFKIFSIRFVSIFPLTTNLTIFTFLMVYFGNNQSAIYKLKKNSEKSAENDQSEKYKRSALSDYKVEHINQKVTDYLKTKKPYLDPDFNLQMMVDDLNISRQNLSQVINLGQKKNFYKLINEYRIEEVKKMIVNAKYSHYSILGIAFECGFNSKTSFHRIFKEETSQTPTEYKKSLN; encoded by the coding sequence ATGGGTGAAATAATAATCATTGTTGGATTTGTACAGTCATTATTCGGGACAATACTATTTATTTCAAAACGCCCCAAACACTTAAGTTTCCTATTATTAGCGATATGGTTGTTTGTAAATGCTATTTTTCTTGGCTCCGAACTTCTTCCTTTTGAAGTAGTCGACTATTTTAAACCAGGTATTTTCCCTTTTCTTTTTTTATTGGGGCCATTATTATACTTCTACGTATCCTCGCTGGCAATTCATAATTTTCAACTCAAAAAGCAGCATTTAATTCATATTTTACCACTCTTATTGGTTGGCATTCATCGTTCTGTAACCCATCCGATATCTTTTTCAAATCCATACGGATTTGAGGAATATTCACTGTCGGGGAATAATAAGATTTATTATTTGCTTTTGCTTCTTTCTCTGTTTTTATATTGGTTTTTTGCCATCAGAATTATTCTGAGTCACAGAAAAAAGATACCCTACTATTTCTCAAACTATACCCCGAAAAATACGTTTAGCTGGTTAATATTTGTTGTAATTATTTTTGTTCTTCTGTTTTTGGCTGATTTTATTTTATCTCTTGTTTTTAAAATTTTTAGCATCAGGTTTGTGTCAATATTTCCACTTACAACCAACCTGACCATTTTTACATTTCTAATGGTGTACTTTGGAAATAATCAATCAGCCATCTATAAATTAAAAAAGAATTCAGAAAAAAGTGCTGAAAATGACCAAAGTGAAAAATACAAACGTTCTGCTTTGAGCGACTATAAAGTTGAACACATTAATCAAAAAGTTACCGATTATTTGAAAACAAAAAAACCGTATCTCGATCCGGATTTCAATTTACAAATGATGGTTGACGATTTAAATATTTCCAGGCAAAATTTATCACAGGTGATAAATTTAGGTCAAAAAAAGAATTTTTATAAATTGATTAATGAATACAGGATTGAAGAAGTAAAAAAAATGATAGTCAATGCGAAATACAGTCATTATTCGATTCTGGGTATAGCATTTGAATGTGGATTTAATTCAAAAACATCATTCCACAGAATTTTTAAAGAGGAAACCAGCCAAACACCCACTGAGTACAAAAAGTCTTTGAATTAA
- a CDS encoding S8 family serine peptidase, translating into MFTHRTTASLLKGCIILIILSGSTHILPAQPSQLAESNKTELNRFALQRSARWTEQKRIADSLAVSLKIPVFYIEESGRVISLQRLGQNNQPVYYATDNLSVAATLAVDQVWSPGNEYPELTGEGIEINLWDGGTVLATHQEFQSPDGSRITMRDLNMPVSDHSTHISGTMIAMGKKSEAKGMAGKALIKGWDLDNDIAEMASAAADGITISNHSYGPLCGWYYNAQNENWYWYGDPNISATEDYEFGFYSDVSADLDYIAQMAPYYLIVKSAGNDRNDGPETAVSHYVWDENWILVNDEREPDGGEDGYDCLSPVAVAKNILTIGAVDDAKNMTAFSGFGPTDDGRIKPDLVSDGVDVYSSISSTNTSYDTYTGTSMSTAAATGSIALLLQLQNLLQPGVKLRSSTLKSILMHSATDLGNSGPDYSFGWGLINIKAAADLIYNNSNNQGKNIYEKVLNEGEEITFPVTTAGDAPFLKATICWTDPAGQASTPSLNQRTSKLKNDLNLTIQNTTTSQSFLPWVLDIESPAASATHGANHIDNVEQVYFTNPGDSNFTIRISHSGTLYGGSQAFSLVVTGIETQSEIFPPQNLTYAISESAILLSWAPPVFGVPDKYKIYQNGTFLSESNTPTYNDATIIFDNEYTYYVTAVYSINNTETESLGTNEVTVYPRTARSLPYIVDFETGTTDVQIKDNISGWQWGDSESLNCYYLDFSANNTKFIATDSYTAGEAVHVSDIAATPPLLLADYSNISLSFDYLLKTEIYDAIDELHVVYKNQEETEWHEFINLEKAVAWAHKTVELPPEICKNGIQLGFYYDDLYQWGMGAGLDNISVSGEEEPRVTDFTITALNCPVSSCTLSDDEMVSVSIKNLGPDPALSGDSIMIQMICSSNESVEEIVVLSESLLPNEVLSYEMNNHLDLSAEQNYTFEFLLTCSLDNNSTNNSFEKTIDIYGNPQPTIVTADLTFCEDEQPVLIEALPEGGVLSGEGVSDLYFSPALAGPGTHILSYTLTDENGCIGETTFQAIVDSVPQPQILNSDLSFCENQLPIFIEAIPEGGILSGAGVSEHYFDPSVAGPGTHTLTYTVTENECTGVIEFQVIVDSVIHPEILNENLSFCEDQLPVFIEAIPEGGILSGAGVSEHYFDPSVAGPGTHTLTYTVTENECTGVIEFQIIVDSVIHPEILNENLSFCEDQLPVFIEAIPEGGILSGAGVSELYFDPSVAGPGTHTLTYTVTENKCRGETEFQVIVDSVIHPEILNENLSFCQDQLPVSIEAIPEGGILSGAGVSGLYFDPSVAGAGMHTLTYKVTKNECTGVIEFQVIVYEKLVVDLGPDRVLGIEDSTSLHIPNSDCSIIWCDGTTEANLTIVASELGLGIHPVWVTVSNGASCFSSDTMFITVENINAVTGYKDASGILIYPNPTNKGFTVQLTQNELIDNLLMYRTTGEMLMNEQAATGSYFDVSSLRSGVYFVIVKTNVRTARICLLKL; encoded by the coding sequence GTTGCGGCAACTCTTGCTGTCGACCAGGTTTGGTCGCCCGGCAACGAATACCCCGAACTTACAGGCGAAGGGATTGAAATAAATCTCTGGGATGGAGGAACGGTTTTAGCTACACACCAGGAGTTTCAAAGTCCGGATGGTTCACGGATTACAATGCGCGATTTAAACATGCCGGTATCTGACCACTCAACACATATTTCGGGTACCATGATTGCTATGGGGAAAAAATCCGAAGCTAAAGGAATGGCCGGGAAAGCCCTCATCAAGGGATGGGATTTAGATAATGATATTGCAGAAATGGCCAGCGCCGCTGCTGATGGAATAACCATTTCAAATCACTCGTACGGACCATTATGCGGCTGGTATTACAATGCACAAAACGAAAACTGGTATTGGTACGGCGATCCGAACATTTCGGCTACCGAAGATTATGAGTTTGGCTTTTACAGCGATGTGAGTGCCGATCTGGATTACATTGCGCAAATGGCCCCATACTACCTCATTGTAAAATCGGCCGGAAACGATAGAAACGATGGCCCGGAAACAGCGGTTTCTCATTATGTGTGGGACGAAAACTGGATATTGGTTAACGATGAACGCGAGCCTGACGGCGGCGAAGATGGTTACGATTGTTTATCGCCGGTAGCAGTAGCCAAAAATATACTGACTATCGGAGCAGTTGATGATGCAAAAAACATGACTGCTTTTAGTGGCTTTGGCCCAACTGATGATGGGCGAATAAAACCGGATCTGGTTTCAGATGGCGTTGATGTTTATTCTTCCATTTCCTCAACCAATACAAGTTACGATACATACACCGGTACGTCAATGTCTACAGCAGCTGCTACGGGTTCTATTGCTCTTTTGCTTCAACTCCAGAATCTGCTTCAGCCCGGCGTAAAATTAAGATCTTCTACCTTGAAAAGTATCTTAATGCATTCGGCCACCGATTTAGGCAATTCCGGCCCCGATTATAGTTTTGGCTGGGGTTTGATAAATATAAAAGCAGCAGCGGATCTGATTTACAACAATTCAAACAATCAGGGTAAAAATATTTATGAGAAAGTATTAAATGAGGGAGAAGAAATAACGTTTCCGGTAACAACAGCTGGCGATGCCCCTTTTTTAAAAGCCACAATTTGTTGGACAGATCCGGCCGGACAAGCTTCCACTCCTTCCTTGAATCAACGAACCAGTAAGCTGAAAAACGATCTTAATTTAACGATACAAAATACAACTACCTCGCAATCTTTTCTTCCCTGGGTACTCGATATCGAAAGCCCGGCAGCTTCGGCTACACACGGAGCAAATCATATTGATAATGTGGAACAGGTTTATTTTACAAATCCGGGGGATAGTAATTTTACTATCAGGATTTCTCATTCGGGAACGCTGTACGGAGGCTCACAAGCGTTTAGCCTGGTAGTAACAGGAATTGAAACACAGTCGGAAATCTTTCCTCCTCAAAACTTAACTTATGCCATCAGTGAATCTGCCATTTTACTCAGTTGGGCTCCTCCCGTTTTCGGAGTTCCTGATAAATATAAAATCTATCAAAATGGCACATTTCTGTCCGAGAGCAATACGCCCACTTACAACGATGCAACAATCATTTTCGATAACGAATACACGTATTACGTAACAGCGGTTTATTCCATAAATAATACAGAAACCGAAAGCCTTGGAACGAATGAAGTTACAGTTTATCCCCGAACAGCCCGCTCGTTGCCCTACATTGTTGATTTCGAAACCGGTACTACAGATGTACAGATAAAAGACAACATTTCGGGTTGGCAATGGGGAGATAGTGAATCACTGAATTGTTACTACCTCGATTTTTCAGCGAATAACACTAAATTTATTGCAACTGATTCCTACACTGCCGGAGAAGCTGTACACGTTTCCGATATAGCTGCCACTCCCCCGCTACTGCTTGCCGATTATTCAAACATTTCACTTTCATTTGATTATTTATTAAAAACCGAAATTTACGATGCCATTGATGAATTACATGTGGTTTACAAAAACCAGGAAGAAACGGAGTGGCATGAATTTATTAACCTGGAAAAGGCCGTTGCCTGGGCACATAAAACAGTTGAACTGCCCCCGGAAATTTGTAAAAACGGCATTCAACTGGGCTTTTACTACGACGATCTTTATCAATGGGGAATGGGCGCCGGGCTGGATAATATTTCAGTTTCGGGAGAAGAAGAACCGCGTGTTACAGACTTTACGATAACGGCATTAAATTGCCCGGTATCATCCTGCACCTTGTCTGACGATGAAATGGTATCCGTTTCCATTAAAAATTTGGGACCAGATCCAGCTTTATCCGGCGACAGTATTATGATTCAAATGATTTGTTCTTCGAATGAGAGTGTTGAAGAAATAGTGGTGCTTTCTGAATCACTTTTACCCAACGAAGTGCTAAGTTATGAAATGAATAATCATCTGGATTTAAGCGCTGAACAGAACTACACATTTGAATTTCTACTGACTTGTTCGCTCGACAATAATAGCACCAATAATTCATTCGAAAAAACCATCGACATATACGGGAATCCGCAACCAACCATCGTAACTGCGGATCTCACTTTCTGCGAAGATGAGCAACCAGTTCTAATCGAAGCACTTCCTGAAGGAGGCGTTCTTTCCGGCGAAGGCGTTTCTGATTTATACTTCTCCCCTGCTCTTGCCGGACCAGGCACACACATCCTAAGCTATACCTTAACCGACGAGAATGGGTGTATAGGAGAAACAACGTTTCAGGCAATTGTGGATTCCGTACCTCAGCCACAAATTCTGAATTCAGACCTCTCCTTTTGTGAAAATCAGCTGCCGATTTTTATCGAAGCAATTCCCGAAGGTGGAATACTTTCCGGAGCAGGTGTTTCAGAACATTACTTCGATCCTTCAGTGGCCGGGCCGGGAACGCACACCTTGACTTACACCGTAACCGAAAATGAATGCACAGGTGTAATCGAATTCCAGGTTATCGTAGATTCGGTAATCCATCCTGAAATTTTGAATGAGAACCTCTCATTCTGCGAAGATCAGCTGCCGGTTTTTATCGAAGCAATTCCCGAAGGTGGAATACTTTCCGGAGCAGGTGTTTCAGAACATTACTTCGATCCTTCAGTGGCCGGGCCGGGAACGCACACCTTGACTTACACCGTAACCGAAAATGAATGCACAGGTGTAATCGAATTCCAGATTATCGTAGATTCGGTAATCCATCCTGAAATTTTGAATGAGAACCTCTCATTCTGCGAAGATCAGCTGCCGGTTTTTATCGAAGCAATTCCCGAAGGTGGAATACTTTCAGGTGCCGGTGTTTCGGAACTTTACTTCGATCCTTCAGTGGCCGGGCCGGGAACGCATACTTTAACTTACACAGTAACTGAAAACAAATGTAGAGGAGAAACCGAATTTCAGGTAATTGTAGATTCTGTAATCCACCCTGAAATTTTGAATGAAAACCTTTCATTCTGCCAAGATCAGCTGCCGGTTTCTATCGAAGCAATTCCCGAAGGTGGAATACTTTCCGGCGCAGGCGTTTCAGGCCTTTATTTCGATCCTTCAGTAGCCGGAGCGGGAATGCATACTTTAACTTACAAGGTAACCAAAAATGAATGCACAGGTGTAATCGAATTCCAGGTTATCGTTTATGAAAAACTTGTAGTTGATCTTGGCCCTGATCGGGTTTTAGGAATTGAAGATTCCACATCCCTTCATATTCCAAACTCCGATTGTTCTATTATTTGGTGCGATGGAACAACCGAAGCCAATCTTACCATCGTTGCCAGCGAACTCGGTCTGGGCATTCATCCGGTTTGGGTGACGGTGTCTAATGGAGCCTCCTGTTTTTCGTCGGATACAATGTTCATTACCGTCGAAAATATAAATGCCGTTACCGGATATAAGGACGCCAGTGGAATACTAATCTACCCCAATCCCACCAACAAAGGATTTACAGTGCAATTAACTCAAAACGAGCTAATTGATAATCTATTGATGTATAGAACTACAGGCGAAATGCTAATGAATGAACAGGCAGCAACAGGTTCTTATTTTGATGTATCATCTCTTAGATCAGGAGTGTACTTTGTAATAGTAAAAACAAACGTTCGAACAGCACGAATATGCCTTCTAAAACTATAA